From Thermomonas sp. XSG, one genomic window encodes:
- the htpX gene encoding protease HtpX: MFNRVFLFLATNLAVLALVSIVMSVFGVNPNQFGGLLVMAALFGFGGSIISLLLSKWMAKRSTGAHVIEQPRNEAEQWLLSTVRRQAEAAGIGMPEVAIYDAPEINAFATGANRNNALVAVSTGLLRAMNRDEAEAVLAHEVSHVANGDMVTMALLQGVLNTFVIVLARVVGRVVDGAISGNRDSDAPGFGYYIIVFVLEMVFGVFASMIAMWFSRHREFRADAGGASLAGRHKMIAALERLAQTHGASTLPKQVAAFGISGGMSGLLRSHPPLEDRIAALRQAG; encoded by the coding sequence ATGTTCAATCGTGTTTTCCTCTTCCTGGCGACCAACCTGGCGGTGCTGGCCCTGGTCAGCATCGTGATGTCCGTGTTCGGGGTGAATCCCAACCAGTTCGGCGGCCTGCTGGTCATGGCCGCGCTGTTCGGCTTCGGCGGCTCGATCATCTCGCTGCTGCTGTCGAAGTGGATGGCCAAGCGCAGCACCGGTGCCCACGTCATCGAGCAGCCGCGCAACGAGGCCGAGCAGTGGCTGCTGTCCACCGTGCGCCGGCAGGCCGAGGCGGCCGGCATCGGCATGCCCGAGGTGGCGATCTACGACGCCCCCGAGATCAACGCCTTCGCCACCGGCGCCAACCGCAACAACGCGCTCGTGGCGGTGTCCACCGGCCTGCTGCGGGCGATGAACCGCGACGAGGCCGAGGCGGTGCTGGCGCACGAGGTCAGCCACGTCGCCAACGGCGACATGGTGACAATGGCGCTGCTGCAGGGCGTGCTCAACACCTTCGTGATCGTGCTGGCCCGCGTGGTCGGCCGGGTGGTGGACGGCGCGATCAGCGGCAACCGCGACAGCGATGCGCCGGGCTTCGGCTACTACATCATCGTGTTCGTGCTGGAGATGGTCTTCGGCGTGTTCGCCTCGATGATCGCGATGTGGTTCTCGCGCCACCGCGAGTTCCGCGCCGATGCCGGCGGTGCTTCGCTGGCTGGCCGCCACAAGATGATCGCCGCGCTGGAGCGGCTGGCGCAGACCCACGGCGCCAGCACCCTCCCCAAGCAGGTGGCGGCGTTCGGCATCAGTGGCGGGATGAGCGGTCTGCTGCGCAGCCATCCGCCGCTGGAGGACCGCATCGCGGCGCTGCGCCAGGCCGGTTGA